Below is a window of Calditrichota bacterium DNA.
CTGCGATCGACCGGGTTTCGGATGCCATTGCCCTGGCGGGTGGTTTAACCCAAAAATCATCTTTTCGAAATATTCGGGTCATTGCTCAAAATGGAGAAAAAATACGCGTCGATCTTTTGGAATACGATCGAATAGGAGATCTCTCTGCTAACCCCACGCTGCGCGACGGCGACATCGTCAGGGTGCCGGTGGCTTCGCACCGGATCACTGTATCGGGTGCCGTTTTGCGCCCTGCAGATTTTGAGTGGGTTCCCGGCGAAACGGTGGCGGAGGCTATCCGACTGGCGGGAGGGTTGTGCTTCTCCGGATTCCATCACTGTTGCACGCTTTCTTCCAGATGGTCACACAATTCAGCGCCTGTATATTTCAACCACCGATTCCACGGCTCCGGTCTTCTGGAAAAATTTCAAACTGCTTTCGGATGATCGCGTGTACGTTCGTGAGATGCAGCTCTGGCACAGAAAGCGGGGTGTGAGGATTTCGGGCGAGGTTTTGTACCCCGGAAACTACGCCATCAACAAGGGACAGGCGCACCTGAAGGATCTGATCAGACGGGCGGGCGGATTTACACCGGAGGCTTCCCTAATTGAAGCGAAGGTCATTCGCGGGGATCGGCAGTCGCGGCTCGATCCGGAATTTGAGCGTCTGAAAAAAATGCAGGTTTCCGAGATGACCGAGATGGAATATGAGTATTTTAAGCTGAAATCCCGCGAAATCTCGGGCCGGATGTCGGTGGATTTTGTTCGGTTGTTCGTCATGGGCGATTCCACTCAAAATATTCTGCTTCGCGATGGGGATCACATTATTGTTCCTCGCCGGAAAAATTTCGTCCGGGTGTCCGGCCAGGTACTTTTCCCGGGGAATGTTATTTATCACCCGGCATGGAAAATAAAAGATTACATTCGGTACACCGGAGGATTTAACTGGAATGCCCGGAAAAGCAAGATCCGGATTATTCGCGCAAAAACCGGTGAGTGGTTGAAGCCCAAACAGGTCAAACAGTTGGTGCCCGGCGATGTGATCTGGGTTCCGGAGAAGCCGGTTCGCGACTACTGGAAACTCTTCAGAGAAATTATGCTGGCGGCGTCTCAGGCGGCAACCGTTTACCTGGTCGTCAAAAATGCCATGGGGAAATAGGAAGCTAAACGGCTGATAAAAAATCTCTTTAAAAAACGCGCGTGAATGATTTGAGTTAAATAATTTGGAATCACATGGAATTGAATCTTTTGGATTATTTTATTGTTTTATTTCGGCGAAAATGGTTGATTGTAGGCTGGGTAGCTGCCGCAATGATTTTTTTCTACGGGATCA
It encodes the following:
- a CDS encoding polysaccharide export protein, producing MAQQTGGNPAYRYPLLSRSFEGAISAETYVLGPGDVLLYSLWGDKSVSFTLPVTPQGKLILPNIGEFEASGKTLAAIKADLDAHIQKVFTSRSTSLILKTVRTFRVHVVGEVKHPGDVVVSAIDRVSDAIALAGGLTQKSSFRNIRVIAQNGEKIRVDLLEYDRIGDLSANPTLRDGDIVRVPVASHRITVSGAVLRPADFEWVPGETVAEAIRLAGGLCFSGFHHCCTLSSRWSHNSAPVYFNHRFHGSGLLEKFQTAFG